The Alphaproteobacteria bacterium sequence CGCCCTTGGGCATGTATTTCCGGTGCAGGTCGTAATATTTCGAGCTTTTCAGGCCCGGATAGGACACCCAGTTCACCGCCGGATGCGCCTCCAGATACTCGGCGACGGCGAGCGCGTTTTCGCAATGCTTGGCGACGCGCAGGCCCAGCGTCTCGCAGCCGGTGATGGTGAGATAGGCGTTCAGCGGCGCCATGGTCGCGCCCAGGTCGCGCAGGCCGATGGCGTGGCCGTGCACGGTCAGCGCCAGATCGCCGAAGGTCTCGTAGAAGGTGAGGCCGTGATAGGCGGGCTCCGGCTTGGTCAGCGACGGGAATTTGTCGTTCTGGCCCCAGTCGAACTTGCCGGAATCCACCACGACGCCGCCCATGGCATTGCCGTGGCCGGACAGGAATTTCGTGGTCGAATGGGTGATGATGTCGGCGCCCCATTCGAACGGCCGGCAGAGATAGGGCGTGGCCGACGTGTTGTCGACGATCAGCGGGATGCCGGCTTCGTGGGCGATGTCGGCAAAGGCGGCGATGTCGGCGATGACGCCGGTGGGGTTGGCCAGGCTCTCGATGAAGATCGCCTTGGTCTCCGGGCGGATGTGTTTGCGGAATTCGGCGGGGTCGTCCGGGTCGAGCACGGTGGCGTCCCAGCCGAATTTCTTGAACGTGTTGGTGAACTGGGTGAGCGAGCCGCCATAAAGCTTGTTCGACGCCAGCATGTGGGCGCCCGGCTCCATCAACACGAACGAGATCAGCATCTGCGCCGCGTGGCCGGAGGCGGTGGCGATGGCGCCGCGGCCATCCTCCAGCGCCGCGATGCGCTCCTCCAGCACCGAGGTGGTGGGGTTGGTCAGGCGGCCATAGATATAGCCATAGGTTTGCAGGTTGAAGAGAGAGGCAGCGTGGTCGGCATCGTCGAACACGAAGGCCGTGGTCTGGTAGATCGGTGTCGAGCGTGCGCCGGTGGCCGGGTCGGGCGAGGCGCCGGCATGGACGGCCAGGGTATCGAAACCGGGGCCTCGGTTCGGACGGTCGGTCATGGCGGGCGTTCCTCGAGGGGCAGACGGGCGGATCGGGCGTTTCGGCCAGCTTAGCCTCTGGCCAGGGCCGCCGCCAGGGCGCAGACTGGTGGAAATCTTGCCGATGCCGCGGGAGGACCGCCGACCCATGCGCCTGATCGAGCTTGCCCGTGTGGTGCGTTCCAAGAACGCCGGGCCACTGCACCTGACCTTCGATCTGATGTTTGCCGACCGCGCCAGCTATGAGCGCTGCGTGCAGTCGCCGGAACTGAACGCGGCCCGCATCGCGCCGCTTTATGGCGTGTCGGCCGACAGCGTGCGCATCCAGCCCTATCCGGTGGCGTTGGCGGTGAAGATCACCCTGCCGCGCCGCATGCCCGCCGGCAGCCCCGGCGACCGCGACGTCTATGGCGCACAGCAGCATGTCCCGCTGCTGGAGTTGGAGCTATGAGCGCCGTCCGCCGCCTGCGCGAGCGCTTTGCCGCCGATCCGAGCCGGCCGCTGAAGCTGGTCGGTGCCACGGGCCAACTCGGCTATGGCATTCCCGCCGCCGCCCTGGCCGAGGCGCTCAGGCGCGAGCCGGACATGATCGGCGCGGACATGGGCTCCACCGATATCGGCCCGACCTTTCTCGGCAGCGGCCAGATGGCGACGGCGCCGGAGCAGACCAGGCGCGATCTGGCGGCGTTGATCAAGGGCGCCCGCGCGCTCGACATTCCGCTGATCATCGGCTCGGCCGGCAGTGCCGGCGCCGGTCCGCACCTGGACGCGACGCTCGCCATGGTGCGCGAGATCGCGGCGGAGGAAGGGCTCAGCTTCCGCCTCGCCGTGATCCGCTCGGACATGCCGCGCGCGGAGGTCAAGGCGGCGGTGCGGGCCGGGCGGGTACAGAGCCTGGGCCTGCTGGCAGACCTGACCGAGGCGGAGGTGGACGCTGCGGCCGCTCTGGTCGGTCAGGCCGGCACCGAGGCGTTCGTGCGGGCGCTGGAGCAGGACCCCGACGTGATCGTCGCCGGGCGCGCCTGCGATACCGGCATCTATGCCTGCATTCCGCAGATGCTGGGCTTCCCGTTCGGGCCAGTGATGCATATGGCCAAGATCATCGAATGCGCCTCGCTCTGCTGCGATCCCGGCGGGCGCGACCCGATCCTGGCGACCCTGGATGCGGAGGGCTTCGTGCTGGAGAGCATGAACCCGGAGCGGCGGGCCACGCCCATGTCGGTGGCGGCGCACAGCCTGTACGAACAGGCGGACCCGAACGAGATCATCGAGCCGGAAGGCCGGGCGAACGTCGCCGGCGCGCAATACGAGGCCCTGGACGAGCGGCGCACCCGCGTCTCCGGCGCCACCTGGGAGCCGGCGGCGCGGATGACGGTGAAGCTGGAAGGCGCCACCCGCGTCGGCGAGCGGGCGGTGCTGCTGGCCGGCTCCGCCGATCCGCGCTTCATCGCCGGCGCGCGCGACCTGACCGAGCAGGTCAAGGGCGTGGTGCAGGGCCTGGTCTGTGCGCCGGGAGAAGAGCCGGACTATGCCCTGACCTTCCGCCTCTATGGCCTGGACGCGGTCTATGACTGGCCGCAGCCGCCGGCGGTGCCGCCGCGGGAGATTTTCGTCATGGCCGAGGTCATCGCCGAGACCATGGCGCGGGCGCTGACCGTGGCGAAGTCGACCAAGCAATACCTGCTGCACCTGGGCTTTCCCGGGCGGCTCTCGACCAGCGGCAATCTGGCGTTTCCGTTCACGCCGCCGGAACTGGCGGCCGGCACGGCCTACCGGTTCAGCGCCTATCACGTCATGGCGGTCGACGATCTGGCGCCGCTGTTCCCGGTGACGCTGGAGACGATCGGACGCCAGCACCCTTGACCGGGCGGGGCCGTCGGGCTTGCAATGGGCGCCAACGAACACAGAGGACACGGCCCCAATGGATCTCTCCCTCGACCAGCGCTATGTGGATTTCCGCACCGAGGTGCGCGGCTTCATCGCCGAGCACCGCAGGCACGCCCCGCCCGCCGTTACGGTCCGCGATCGGGTGGCGCCGACGCCGCAACAGTTCGACTGGCAAAAGCGCCTGATCGCCGCCGGCTATGCCGCGCGCACGGTGCCGGCGGACTACGGCGGCTTCGGTGCGCCGGACGACATTCTGGAAACCATGATCATCAACGAGGAATTCTCCGCCGCCGGCGTGCAGGCGGGGTTGCAGGGCATCGGCATCATGATGCTGGTGCCGACCCTGCTGGAGGTCGGCACGGCGGAGCAGAAGGCGCGCTATGTGCCGAAGGCGATCACCGGCGAAGAATGGTGGTGCCAGGGCTATTCCGAGCCGGGCTCCGGCTCCGACCTCGCCAGCCTGCGCACCAGTGCCCGGCTGGAGGGCGAGGAATGGGTGATCAACGGCCAGAAAATCTGGACCTCCGGCGCCCACTACGCGCAGATGATGTTCTGCCTGGTCCGCACCGAGCCCGACGCGCCGAAGCACCGCGGCATCTCCTACCTGCTGATCCCGATGGAGACGCCCGGCGTCACGGTCTCACCGCTGAAGACCATGACGGGGCGGAGCGAGTTCAACCAGGTCTTCTTCGACGAGGTCCGCATTCCGGCAACCAACATCGTCGCCGGTCGCGGCGAGGGCTGGAAGGTGGCGAACGTGACGCTGAAGCACGAGCGTGGCGGCCTCGGCGATCCGGCGAAGTCGATCTCCCGCTTCGACGGCCTGGTGAAGCTGATGCGGCGCGAAAGCGTCGACGGCCGCCGCGCCATCGACGACCCGTTGCTGGCCGACCGGCTGATGCAGTTGGAGGCCAAGGTCCTGGCGCTGAAATTCAACAATATGCGGGTGCTGACCGCCGACCTGGACGGGGCCGACCCCGGTCTCGCGCGACTGGTGACCAAGTATTACGGCACGGTGCTGAACCACGAGCTGGACGCGCTGGCCATCGACGCCATGGGCGAGCTGGGCGTGCTCTACGAGGACGGCGACTATCTGCGCGACGAGGGCGCCTGGCAGGCCTGGTACATGCACGATCTGGGCCTGATCATCGGCGGCGGCTCGACCAACATCCAGCGCAATATCATCGCCGAGCGCGGCCTGGACCTGCCGCGGGAGCCGAAGGCGGTGATCCCGCCCCAGGGTATGGGAGGGCGCCACTGATGCGGTTCGGACTGTCGAGCGAACAAGAGACCTTCCGCGACCAGTTGCGTCGCCTGCTGGCGGAGCGCGCGCCGCTGGCGCGGGTGCGCGAGGTGGCGGCGGAGGGCTCCGGCTATGACCAGCGGCTCTGGAGCGGCCTGACGGAACTGGGCGCCATGGGCGTGCTGGTGCCGGAGGACTATGGCGGCCTGGGGCTCGGCGCGTTCGAGGCCGGGCTGGTGCTGGAGGAGTTGGGCCGGTTCGTGGCGCCGGCGCCCTATCTCGGCACGGCTTTCGTGGCGCCCCTGGTCTTGGCGGAAAGCGGCAGCAATGGGCTGGCGGCGGAATGGTTGCCGCGGATTGCGGCTGGCGAGGCGCGCGTCGGCCTGGCGCTGGCCGAGGCGGTCGGTGCGCGCGAGGGCGCCGGCGTGCGCAATGCGGGCGGGCGGCTCTCCGGCAAGGCGCTGGCGGTGCTGGACGCCGGGGCGGCGGATGCGTTCTTGACTGCTGCCGACGGCGAATTGTGGTGGGTGCGCAGCGACGCCCATGGCCTTTTGCGCACGCCCATGACCAGCATCGACCGCACCCGCGCGCTGGCGGAACTGCGCTTCGAGGCGGTGGAGGCGGAGCCGGTCGCTGGCGGTGCGACGCTTACCCGCCGGGCGCTGGACCTGGCGCGGGTGGCGCTGGCGGCGGATACGCTGGGTGCGGCCGATGCGATGCTGGAACAGGCGACGGCCTATTCGAAGCAGCGGGTGCAGTTCGAGCGGGTGATCGGCTCGTTTCAGGGCGTGAAGCACGCGCTGGCCGACATGGTCACGGCGCTGGAGCCGGCCCGCGCCCTGGTCTGGTACGCCACGCACGCCCAGACGACGTTGCCGGGGCCGGAGGCGCACCGGCTCGCCTGCCACGCCAAGGCGCATCTGGCCGAGGTCGGGCGCATGGTGGCCCGCGGCGCGACCGAGGTGCATGGCGGCATGGGCTTTACCGACGATCTGGGCCTGCATGTCTGGTTCAAGCGCATCGGCCTGGACCGGCAATTGCTGGGCTCGCCCGAGCAGATCCGGGCCGAGGCCGCCGCCGCCCTGGCCGCGGCCTGATACGCATCGACCGATGGTGTGGCGTTTCCCGGCCGCCGCAGAGCGGTGGGCCGGGATCGGTCGCGCTCGCGAACACGGGCGGTGACGGTGTTCGAAGGGAGGCACCGGCCCCGGCCCGGCGCTCCGCGCCGTCCGGGGAACACGGGCGCTCCGCACCGTCCGGGGAACTGGGCGTCAGGCGGCGATCTTCGCCAGCGTCAGTTCGAAGGTCAGCGCCTTGCCCGCCAGCGGATGGTTGGCGTCGAGCGTGACCTTGTCGTCCTCCATGGCGATGACGGTCAGCTGCATCTGGCCGCCCTGCTGGTTGGTTGCGGTGAGCGTCATGCCCAGTTGCAGCGGGATTTCCGCGGGGATCTGGGCGCGGTCGACCTCGTGCACCAAGCCGGGATTGGCTTCGCCATAGGCCTCTTCCGGCGGCAGGGTGACGGTCTTGCTCTCGCCCTCGCTCATGCCCATCAGCGCATTTTCGAAGCCGGGAATGACCTGGCCCTGGCCGAGCGTGACCTGAAGCGGCTCGCGGCCGGCGGAGTTGTCGAATTCGGTGCCGTCGTCCAGCGTGCCGCGATAGTGGACGTGAACGGTGTGGCCGGTGGTGGCCTGGGTCATGGACGATCCCTTCTGCGTTGCAATGCGGGCGGACACACGATGCGGCCGCCGGGGCAGCCTCAACCAGAACATCACTGTGTAAAGCCGAGGCCTCAGCCGGCGGGCGCCATACGCAGAGAGCGGTCCGAAGAAAAGGACAGCGTAAACGTGGTGGTCTGGCATGGGGATGTCAACGCAAGGGCGGAGCCTTGCCGGCAGGCCAAAAAAAAGGAAGCACCAGCGAACCGGTGCTTCCAGAGATCCGGGATGCCGCAGATGAGGGACTGCTGCACCCCAGGTTCGGGGAGGGTAGTGGGACACAGGTCGGTGTTTGCGTTCCCACTTCCGTTAACCTAGGGGCGCCGGGCCTGTACGTCAGTGACGCCCGTCACAGTTTGGTCCGCTCTCCCCGGCCGTCGGTCAGTTCACCGGGGGTTCGCCGACCAGACTGGTGGTGTCGCTTTGATCGGTGCGGCGGACGACGCCGGCTTCCACCAGCTTGTTCAGCAGATCCTGCATCATGCCCATGGACTGGAGGAAGGCGCGGGGTGTTACGATGATGCGGTGGTGCACCTCCGCAGTCGGGGCCGCCCCGCCTTGAGCCGGGACCGGCGGCGTCGAGGCCAGGTCGATGCGGACCATGCCGTTGACGAAGGTGATGTTGGAAATGCCGTCGGCATAAATCTGTGGGATCATGAAAACTGTGCTCCTGCCAGGAAAACGACGCGGCAACCGCCCCGTGCTTCGCCGGTGTCCGGCGGTTTGCCCGGGACTGTATGCCCCGACCGTTGCAGCACAGCCGACGGGCAACGGCAAGCCCCATGGGTATCAGCGGGTGTGGCGGTCCGGCTCGGTAAGCAGGTCGGCGACGGTTGCGAGCATGGCGTCTTCCGGCGGGGCCTGGCCGGCGATGCGGCGCTCCACCTCTGCGGCCAGAACCCGCCAAAGCCGGTCGCGCTCGCCGATGCAGTCGTTGCAGAACCGCCAGGCGCAAGCCCGACAGCGACGGTCGAGCACGTGTGCAACCTTGCCGAGGTGCGGCGCCCCGGCCAGGGCGGCGGTGCCGGAGATATCGTGCAAGAAGGTCGCGAGGACGGGCGCTGCGGTGGCATCGGAGCCGGTGCGAACGGAACCATAGGCCCGCCGCGCTTCCGGCCATTGCCCTACCAGCCAGCTGTTGAACGTGTCCTGCAACAGGGCGACGATATCTGGTTCATGCTCTTGCATACCGAATCCACCCAACAAATCCCAATTCCAGCACTGAACATACAACTATGGAGATTTGATGGCCATCACCGGCGCAGCTTGGGATTGAGTGCGTCCCGCAGCCAGTCGCCGATAATGTTGACCGACAGCACCAGGAGGATGAGCCAGAGCGCGGGAAACAGGGTGATCCACCACTCGCCGCTGAACAGGTACTCGTTGCCGATCCGGATCAGCGTGCCCAGCGACGGGTTGGTCGGCGGCACGCCGACACCCAGGAAGGAAAGCGTGGCCTCGGCGATGATCGCCAGCGCCAGGCCGATGGTGGCGATCACCAGGATCGGCCCCATCAGATTGGGCAGGACATGGCGCAGCATGATGCGGCGTGCCGGCAGGCCCAGCACCTTGGCGGCGGCGACATAGCCCTTGTTCAGTTCCACCAGGGTGGCGCCGCGGGCGACGCGGGCGAACCGGGGCCAGTCCGAGAGGCCGATCGCGACGATCAGGACGAAAATGGCCACGTCCTCGAACGCGACGCCGGTCAGGATGGCGCGGTCGGCCAGATCGGTGAGGACCGAGCGCACCACGCCGGCGATCAGCAGCGCCACCAGAATGCTGGGGAAAGTCAGCTGCATGTCGGCGAGGCGCATGATGACGGCATCGACCCAGCCGCCGAAATAACCGGCGACAATGCCCAGGCCGACGCCCAGCACCATGCCGAACCCGACCGCCGCGAAGCCGACCACCAGCGACACCCGCGAGGCGTAGAAAATCGACGAGAGGATGTCGCGGCCCTGTTCGTCGGTGCCGAGGGGGAAGGCGGGGACGCCGGACTCGGTCCAGGCGGGCGGGGTCAGGCCGTTCATCAGGTCGAGGCAGACCGGCTCGATGCAATGGGGGGCGATCAAGGGGGCCAGGGCCGCCACCGCAAAACAGGCCAGGGTCGCCAGCGTCGCGGCAATGGCCAGCGGCGAGCGTTTGAAACTGTAGACCAGGTCGCCGTCGAGGAAGACGCGCAGGCGGGATTGCTGGTTCTGGGCCATGCCGGTTGCGGGCTCCCCCTTGGGTCAGCTGGTCTGCGTGCGCAGGCGCGGGTCGACGACGAAATAGAGCACGTCGACGAGGAAGTTGATGGTGACGAAGATCAGCGCCACCAGCATCAGATAGGCGGACATCACGGGGATATCGACCAACTGCACCGCCTTCAGGAACATCAGGCCGACGCCCGGATACTGGAACACCGTCTCGGTGATGATCGAGAAGGCGACCAGCAGGCCGATATTCAGGCCGGCAATGGTGATCACCGGCACCAGCGTGTTGCGCAGTGCATGCCGGTAATAGACCGTCCGGCGGCCGAGGCCGCGGGCGCGGGCGAACTTGATGAAGTCGGTCTGCAACGTCTCCAGCATCTCGGTCCGGACCAGGCGCAGCACCAGGGTCATCTGAAACAGCGACAGCGTGATGGCGGGCATGACGATGTGCGCCCAGCCGTCGAGCGTCAGCAGGCTGGTCTGCCACAGGCCGAGATCGACGGTTTCGCCCCGTCCGAACGACGGCAGCCAGCCGAGGATCACCGAGAACAGATAGATCAGCCCGATGCCGATCAGGAAGGTCGGCAGCGACACGCCCACCAGGGAAACGGTCATCAGCAGCCGCGCGCTCCAGTGATAGCGGTGGATCGCGGTCACCACCCCCAGCAGCATGCCGAGGCCCATGGCCAGAACCGCGGAGACGAACACCAGTTCCAGCGTGACCGGCAGGCGGCTCGCGATCAGTTCGTGCACGGGCTTCTTCCAGAACCAGCTCTGGCCGAAATCCCCCTGCACGGCATTGCCGACGAAGTGCAGGAACTGGATGTAGAACGGGTCGTTCAGCCCCAGGGAGTCACGAATGGCCGCGCGCTGTTCGAGCGAGGTGTCCTGGCCGACCAGGTTGGCGACGGGGTCGCCGACGAACGTGAACAGCAGGAACGACAGCAAGGCCACCGCCAGCATGACGATGATCGACTGAAAGATTCGTTTAACCAGGTAGGCGAACACGACTTGCGTCCGATCAACTGTTTCGATGCAAAAGGCAATCCTTCCCCGAATAGCGATCCGCGACGCCTGAGGCAAGGCCGGCCCTTGCAGGATGGCGCCAAGCGGGGCATTGATCGGGGAGTGCAAGCATAATCGATCAAGGACCCTCGCCCATGTTCGCCAATATGATGGACAAGCCGCTGCTGATTTCCAGCCTGATTGCGCACGCCGCCCGGTATCATGGCGAGACCGAGATCGTCACGCGCACGCTGGACGAAGGCATTCACCGCTACACCTGGGCGGATGCCGAACGGCGGTCGAAACAACTGGCCAAGGCGCTGACCGCGCTGGGCGTGCAGCCGGGGCAGCGCGTCGGCACCATGGCCTGGAACACCTACCGCCATCTGGAGGCGTATTACGCCATTGCCGGCCTGGGCGCGGTCACCCATACCATCAACCCGCGCCTGTTTCCGGAGCAGATCGACTACATCATCAACCATGCCGAAGACCAGTATGTGTTCGTCGACACCTCCTTTGCCGAGCTGATCGCCGAGCAGGCGCCGAAGCTCAAAACGGTGAAGGGGGTGATCTTCATGTGTCCGCGCGAGCACATGCCGGCCGTGACCCTGCCGAATGCGCTCTGCTATGAGGAGCTGATCGCGGGCCAGGACGCGGATTACGAGTGGCCGCAGTTCGACGAGCGCAATGCTGCGGCACTGTGTTACACCAGCGGTACGACGGGCAATCCGAAGGGCGCGCTGTACGGCCACCGCTCGACGCTGTTGCACACCTTCGCCGCGGTCTCGCCGGACGGGCTCGGCATCGGCTCGCGCGAGACGGTGATGCCGGTGGTGCCGATGTTCCATGTCAACGCCTGGGGCATTCCCTATGCCTGTGCCATGGCCGGCGCCAAGATCGTCATGCCGGGCCGCGACATGGACGGCAAGAGCATCTGGGAATTGCTGGACAGTGAGAAGGTCTCGCTGACGGCGGCGGTGCCGGCGGTCTGGCTCGGCCTGCTGAACCATCTGCGCGCGACCGGCAGTACGCTGGAGCATCTGGACCGGGTGGTGATCGGCGGCAGCGCCTGCCCGCGGGCGATGATGGAGGCGTTCCAGGACGATTACGGCGTCGAGGTGCTGCACGCCTGGGGCATGACCGAGATGTCGCCGCTCGGCACCGTCAACACGC is a genomic window containing:
- a CDS encoding acyl-CoA/acyl-ACP dehydrogenase, whose product is MRFGLSSEQETFRDQLRRLLAERAPLARVREVAAEGSGYDQRLWSGLTELGAMGVLVPEDYGGLGLGAFEAGLVLEELGRFVAPAPYLGTAFVAPLVLAESGSNGLAAEWLPRIAAGEARVGLALAEAVGAREGAGVRNAGGRLSGKALAVLDAGAADAFLTAADGELWWVRSDAHGLLRTPMTSIDRTRALAELRFEAVEAEPVAGGATLTRRALDLARVALAADTLGAADAMLEQATAYSKQRVQFERVIGSFQGVKHALADMVTALEPARALVWYATHAQTTLPGPEAHRLACHAKAHLAEVGRMVARGATEVHGGMGFTDDLGLHVWFKRIGLDRQLLGSPEQIRAEAAAALAAA
- a CDS encoding ABC transporter permease, which produces MFAYLVKRIFQSIIVMLAVALLSFLLFTFVGDPVANLVGQDTSLEQRAAIRDSLGLNDPFYIQFLHFVGNAVQGDFGQSWFWKKPVHELIASRLPVTLELVFVSAVLAMGLGMLLGVVTAIHRYHWSARLLMTVSLVGVSLPTFLIGIGLIYLFSVILGWLPSFGRGETVDLGLWQTSLLTLDGWAHIVMPAITLSLFQMTLVLRLVRTEMLETLQTDFIKFARARGLGRRTVYYRHALRNTLVPVITIAGLNIGLLVAFSIITETVFQYPGVGLMFLKAVQLVDIPVMSAYLMLVALIFVTINFLVDVLYFVVDPRLRTQTS
- a CDS encoding long-chain-fatty-acid--CoA ligase, encoding MFANMMDKPLLISSLIAHAARYHGETEIVTRTLDEGIHRYTWADAERRSKQLAKALTALGVQPGQRVGTMAWNTYRHLEAYYAIAGLGAVTHTINPRLFPEQIDYIINHAEDQYVFVDTSFAELIAEQAPKLKTVKGVIFMCPREHMPAVTLPNALCYEELIAGQDADYEWPQFDERNAAALCYTSGTTGNPKGALYGHRSTLLHTFAAVSPDGLGIGSRETVMPVVPMFHVNAWGIPYACAMAGAKIVMPGRDMDGKSIWELLDSEKVSLTAAVPAVWLGLLNHLRATGSTLEHLDRVVIGGSACPRAMMEAFQDDYGVEVLHAWGMTEMSPLGTVNTPKHKYRDLTGTPKVDLQQSAGRPLFGVDMMIVDENDQELPWDGESVGELMVRGPWIIEKYFNTDPQPAHRIPGWFGTGDVCAIDHDGYIWITDRIKDVIKSGGEWISSIDLENIAVGHPKVAEAAVIGIFHPRWDERPLLCVVLQPGETMTKDEMLAWFDGKIAKWWTPDDVAFVDDLPHTATGKLSKLQLRDRFKDYTLPTAG
- a CDS encoding peptidylprolyl isomerase, encoding MTQATTGHTVHVHYRGTLDDGTEFDNSAGREPLQVTLGQGQVIPGFENALMGMSEGESKTVTLPPEEAYGEANPGLVHEVDRAQIPAEIPLQLGMTLTATNQQGGQMQLTVIAMEDDKVTLDANHPLAGKALTFELTLAKIAA
- a CDS encoding O-acetylhomoserine aminocarboxypropyltransferase; translation: MTDRPNRGPGFDTLAVHAGASPDPATGARSTPIYQTTAFVFDDADHAASLFNLQTYGYIYGRLTNPTTSVLEERIAALEDGRGAIATASGHAAQMLISFVLMEPGAHMLASNKLYGGSLTQFTNTFKKFGWDATVLDPDDPAEFRKHIRPETKAIFIESLANPTGVIADIAAFADIAHEAGIPLIVDNTSATPYLCRPFEWGADIITHSTTKFLSGHGNAMGGVVVDSGKFDWGQNDKFPSLTKPEPAYHGLTFYETFGDLALTVHGHAIGLRDLGATMAPLNAYLTITGCETLGLRVAKHCENALAVAEYLEAHPAVNWVSYPGLKSSKYYDLHRKYMPKGAGSVFAVGLKGGYEAGLKMVDAVEMFSHVANIGDTRSLIIHPASTTHRQLDEKAQIASGAGPDVVRLSIGIEDPADIIADLDQALAAAM
- a CDS encoding ABC transporter permease encodes the protein MAQNQQSRLRVFLDGDLVYSFKRSPLAIAATLATLACFAVAALAPLIAPHCIEPVCLDLMNGLTPPAWTESGVPAFPLGTDEQGRDILSSIFYASRVSLVVGFAAVGFGMVLGVGLGIVAGYFGGWVDAVIMRLADMQLTFPSILVALLIAGVVRSVLTDLADRAILTGVAFEDVAIFVLIVAIGLSDWPRFARVARGATLVELNKGYVAAAKVLGLPARRIMLRHVLPNLMGPILVIATIGLALAIIAEATLSFLGVGVPPTNPSLGTLIRIGNEYLFSGEWWITLFPALWLILLVLSVNIIGDWLRDALNPKLRR
- a CDS encoding acyclic terpene utilization AtuA family protein; this encodes MSAVRRLRERFAADPSRPLKLVGATGQLGYGIPAAALAEALRREPDMIGADMGSTDIGPTFLGSGQMATAPEQTRRDLAALIKGARALDIPLIIGSAGSAGAGPHLDATLAMVREIAAEEGLSFRLAVIRSDMPRAEVKAAVRAGRVQSLGLLADLTEAEVDAAAALVGQAGTEAFVRALEQDPDVIVAGRACDTGIYACIPQMLGFPFGPVMHMAKIIECASLCCDPGGRDPILATLDAEGFVLESMNPERRATPMSVAAHSLYEQADPNEIIEPEGRANVAGAQYEALDERRTRVSGATWEPAARMTVKLEGATRVGERAVLLAGSADPRFIAGARDLTEQVKGVVQGLVCAPGEEPDYALTFRLYGLDAVYDWPQPPAVPPREIFVMAEVIAETMARALTVAKSTKQYLLHLGFPGRLSTSGNLAFPFTPPELAAGTAYRFSAYHVMAVDDLAPLFPVTLETIGRQHP
- a CDS encoding DUF4387 domain-containing protein, whose product is MRLIELARVVRSKNAGPLHLTFDLMFADRASYERCVQSPELNAARIAPLYGVSADSVRIQPYPVALAVKITLPRRMPAGSPGDRDVYGAQQHVPLLELEL
- a CDS encoding acyl-CoA dehydrogenase family protein, translated to MDLSLDQRYVDFRTEVRGFIAEHRRHAPPAVTVRDRVAPTPQQFDWQKRLIAAGYAARTVPADYGGFGAPDDILETMIINEEFSAAGVQAGLQGIGIMMLVPTLLEVGTAEQKARYVPKAITGEEWWCQGYSEPGSGSDLASLRTSARLEGEEWVINGQKIWTSGAHYAQMMFCLVRTEPDAPKHRGISYLLIPMETPGVTVSPLKTMTGRSEFNQVFFDEVRIPATNIVAGRGEGWKVANVTLKHERGGLGDPAKSISRFDGLVKLMRRESVDGRRAIDDPLLADRLMQLEAKVLALKFNNMRVLTADLDGADPGLARLVTKYYGTVLNHELDALAIDAMGELGVLYEDGDYLRDEGAWQAWYMHDLGLIIGGGSTNIQRNIIAERGLDLPREPKAVIPPQGMGGRH